One genomic region from Phragmites australis chromosome 1, lpPhrAust1.1, whole genome shotgun sequence encodes:
- the LOC133924555 gene encoding non-specific lipid-transfer protein Cor a 8.0101-like, whose amino-acid sequence MELQARCFFVVAMLLIAGLAGLKTAHGAGECGRVPADKVALKLAPCAAATQNPRAAVPPSCCAQVRAIGRNPKCLCAVMLSDTARKAGVNPAVAMTIPKRCAIGNRPIGYKCGPYTLP is encoded by the exons ATGGAGCTTCAGGCCAGGTGCTTCTTCGTCGTTGCGATGCTCCTGATCGCCGGCCTAGCGGGGCTGAAGACGGCGCACGGCGCGGGGGAGTGCGGCCGCGTGCCCGCGGACAAGGTGGCGCTCAAGCTCGCACCGTGCGCGGCGGCCACGCAGAACCCGCGCGCCGCGGTGCCGCCCAGCTGCTGCGCGCAGGTGCGCGCCATCGGGCGCAACCCCAAGTGCCTGTGCGCCGTCATGCTGTCCGACACCGCGCGGAAGGCCGGCGTCAACCCCGCCGTGGCCATGACCATCCCCAAGCGCTGCGCCATCGGCAACCGCCCCATCGGCTACAAATGCGGCC CATATACCCTGCCGTGA
- the LOC133924537 gene encoding uncharacterized protein LOC133924537 isoform X3: MRARMEAEAERHEAAVECSLESPSLRRRLQPLDVPSGLILLGSPFRPQMEPKKSSAQHQPHHTEPKKYSPRGSGAAAAATTDAESPLSSLFYPPAHGANGKDQDLYSILYKGQSGSAQAGMTGNGKPQWTPSKSRTAYTKDSEHLQTCDSVDTSCFGSSVHYGGRDYFYGSSTTKQATESSNDVDKKDPATDSHGDWWQGSFYY, translated from the exons ATGCGGGCACGCatggaggccgaggcagagcgcCACGAGGCAGCAGTCGAGTGTTCCTTAGAGTCCCCGTCTCTCCGCCGCCGTCTGCAACCGCTTGACGTGCCCTCAGGCCTCATCCTTCTCGGCTCTCCTTTCCGACCCCAAATGGAGCCCAAGAAGTCCTCTGCTCAGCACCAGCCCCACCACACGGAGCCGAAGAAGTACTCTCCCCGCGGCTCcggggccgcggccgccgccaccaccgacgCCGAGTCCCCGTTGAGCAGCCTGTTCTATCCGCCGGCGCACGGG GCTAATGGGAAAGATCAGGACTTGTACAGCATTCTCTACAAAGGGCAGAGCGGGAGTGCACAAGCTGGCATGACAGGTA ATGGTAAACCCCAATGGACTCCTTCGAAAAGTCGTACCGCTTACACCAAGGATAGTGAACATTTACAGACATGTGATTCAGTTGATACGTCGTGTTTTGGATCATCCGTGCATTATGGTGGTAGAGATTATTTCTACGGCAGCTCTACAACCAAGCAAGCCACAGAATCCTCCAATGAT GTGGACAAGAAGGATCCAGCCACAGATTCTCATGGTGACTGGTGGCAAG GCTCATTTTACTACTAA
- the LOC133924529 gene encoding rop guanine nucleotide exchange factor 7-like, whose amino-acid sequence MGSEAAFTDSADGSSSSSDAASTDEWPPAATRKPGFCASDTEVAKQQHKHKRRAASEMEMMKERFAKLLLGEDMSGSGKGVCTALAISNAITNLCATIFGQLWRLEPLPPEKKAMWRREMDWLLCVSDHIVQLVPTWQSFPDGTRLEIMTTRPRSDLYINLPALRKLDHMLLEILDSFKDPEFWYVDQGIAAPDCDGSASFRAAFHRRDEKWWLPVPRVPPGGLSDKTRKQLQHKRDCANQILKAAMAINSNALAEMEVPESYLDSLPKNGRATLGDIIHRYITSDQFSPECLLDCLDLSTEYQALEIANRVEASVYVWRRRVAAKPVNGLGRSGSARSSWGMVKDMMIDTEKRELLAERAEGLLICLKQRFPGLTQTSLDMSKIQYNKDVGKSILESYSRVLESLASNIVTRIDDLLNIDELNRHAEHFSPPGDADCKIACNQAVVPSFPVPASGTPFVTAYATPSFSPAQLSSPSKKERTSLTPGRQSQHIRGAGAKKALTDHVGTEVKGMIISSSTMIDVSTTT is encoded by the exons ATGGGGAGCGAGGCCGCGTTCACGGACTCGGCCGACGGGAGCAGCTCCAGCTCCGACGCCGCCTCCACCGATGAGTGGCCGCCAGCGGCGACTAGGAAGCCGGGCTTCTGCGCCTCCGACACCGAGGTGGCCAAGCAGCAACACAAGCACAAGCGCAGAGCAGCCTCAG AGATGGAGATGATGAAGGAGAGGTTCGCGAAGCTGCTCCTCGGCGAGGACATGTCTGGGAGCGGCAAGGGCGTCTGCACGGCGCTTGCCATCTCCAACGCCATTACCAACCTCTGCG CCACGATCTTCGGTCAGCTGTGGAGGCTGGAGCCGCTCCCGCCGGAGAAGAAGGCCATGTGGCGGCGGGAGATGGACTGGCTGCTCTGCGTTAGCGACCACATCGTCCAATTGGTCCCCACGTGGCAATCCTTCCCCGACGGAACCAGACTCGAG ATCATGACAACTAGACCACGGTCTGATTTATACATCAATCTTCCAGCGCTTCGGAAGCTCGATCATATGCTCCTG GAAATCCTGGACAGCTTCAAAGACCCAGAGTTCTGGTATGTCGACCAAGGTATTGCTGCACCGGATTGCGATGGCTCCGCCTCCTTCAGGGCGGCTTTCCACCGCCGTGATGAGAAATGGTGGCTCCCGGTGCCTCGCGTGCCTCCTGGGGGCCTTAGCGACAAAACAAGGAAGCAACTGCAGCATAAACGTGATTGTGCAAATCAAATATTGAAGGCTGCCATGGCCATCAACAGCAATGCTTTAGCTGAGATGGAGGTCCCTGAATCGTACCTCGACTCCCTACCTAAG AATGGAAGGGCCACCTTGGGCGACATCATACACCGCTACATAACGTCTGATCAATTCTCCCCTGAGTGTCTTCTTGACTGCCTGGACCTGTCCACGGAGTACCAGGCCTTGGAAATTGCAAACCGTGTTGAGGCATCAGTCTATGTGTGGCGCCGGAGGGTTGCTGCCAAACCAGTAAACGGCTTGGGCCGTAGCGGCAGTGCTAGATCATCTTGGGGTATGGTAAAGGACATGATGATAGACACGGAGAAAAGGGAGCTGCTTGCTGAACGAGCAGAGGGCCTGCTAATATGCTTGAAGCAAAGGTTTCCTGGACTGACGCAGACAAGCTTGGACATGAGCAAGATTCAGTACAACAAG GATGTGGGCAAATCAATCCTGGAGAGTTATTCAAGGGTTCTTGAGAGTTTGGCTTCAAACATCGTCACTCGCATCGACGATCTGCTGAACATCGATGAACTGAACAGACATGCTGAACATTTCTCACCACCAGGCGATGCAGACTGCAAGATTGCTTGCAACCAGGCCGTGGTTCCATCCTTCCCAGTGCCTGCCTCAGGCACACCGTTCGTGACTGCGTATGCCACGCCTAGCTTCTCGCCGGCGCAACTGTCGAGCCCGTCAAAGAAAGAGAGGACGTCGCTGACTCCAGGCAGGCAGTCACAACATATCAGGGGCGCTGGCGCAAAGAAAGCCTTGACGGACCATGTTGGTACAGAAGTCAAGGGGATGATAATCAGCAGTAGTACGATGATCGATGTCTCGACAACGACATAG
- the LOC133924537 gene encoding uncharacterized protein LOC133924537 isoform X1 translates to MRARMEAEAERHEAAVECSLESPSLRRRLQPLDVPSGLILLGSPFRPQMEPKKSSAQHQPHHTEPKKYSPRGSGAAAAATTDAESPLSSLFYPPAHGANGKDQDLYSILYKGQSGSAQAGMTGNGKPQWTPSKSRTAYTKDSEHLQTCDSVDTSCFGSSVHYGGRDYFYGSSTTKQATESSNDYKVDKKDPATDSHGDWWQGSFYY, encoded by the exons ATGCGGGCACGCatggaggccgaggcagagcgcCACGAGGCAGCAGTCGAGTGTTCCTTAGAGTCCCCGTCTCTCCGCCGCCGTCTGCAACCGCTTGACGTGCCCTCAGGCCTCATCCTTCTCGGCTCTCCTTTCCGACCCCAAATGGAGCCCAAGAAGTCCTCTGCTCAGCACCAGCCCCACCACACGGAGCCGAAGAAGTACTCTCCCCGCGGCTCcggggccgcggccgccgccaccaccgacgCCGAGTCCCCGTTGAGCAGCCTGTTCTATCCGCCGGCGCACGGG GCTAATGGGAAAGATCAGGACTTGTACAGCATTCTCTACAAAGGGCAGAGCGGGAGTGCACAAGCTGGCATGACAGGTA ATGGTAAACCCCAATGGACTCCTTCGAAAAGTCGTACCGCTTACACCAAGGATAGTGAACATTTACAGACATGTGATTCAGTTGATACGTCGTGTTTTGGATCATCCGTGCATTATGGTGGTAGAGATTATTTCTACGGCAGCTCTACAACCAAGCAAGCCACAGAATCCTCCAATGAT TACAAGGTGGACAAGAAGGATCCAGCCACAGATTCTCATGGTGACTGGTGGCAAG GCTCATTTTACTACTAA
- the LOC133924537 gene encoding uncharacterized protein LOC133924537 isoform X2, with product MRARMEAEAERHEAAVECSLESPSLRRRLQPLDVPSGLILLGSPFRPQMEPKKSSAQHQPHHTEPKKYSPRGSGAAAAATTDAESPLSSLFYPPAHGANGKDQDLYSILYKGQSGSAQAGMTDGKPQWTPSKSRTAYTKDSEHLQTCDSVDTSCFGSSVHYGGRDYFYGSSTTKQATESSNDYKVDKKDPATDSHGDWWQGSFYY from the exons ATGCGGGCACGCatggaggccgaggcagagcgcCACGAGGCAGCAGTCGAGTGTTCCTTAGAGTCCCCGTCTCTCCGCCGCCGTCTGCAACCGCTTGACGTGCCCTCAGGCCTCATCCTTCTCGGCTCTCCTTTCCGACCCCAAATGGAGCCCAAGAAGTCCTCTGCTCAGCACCAGCCCCACCACACGGAGCCGAAGAAGTACTCTCCCCGCGGCTCcggggccgcggccgccgccaccaccgacgCCGAGTCCCCGTTGAGCAGCCTGTTCTATCCGCCGGCGCACGGG GCTAATGGGAAAGATCAGGACTTGTACAGCATTCTCTACAAAGGGCAGAGCGGGAGTGCACAAGCTGGCATGACAG ATGGTAAACCCCAATGGACTCCTTCGAAAAGTCGTACCGCTTACACCAAGGATAGTGAACATTTACAGACATGTGATTCAGTTGATACGTCGTGTTTTGGATCATCCGTGCATTATGGTGGTAGAGATTATTTCTACGGCAGCTCTACAACCAAGCAAGCCACAGAATCCTCCAATGAT TACAAGGTGGACAAGAAGGATCCAGCCACAGATTCTCATGGTGACTGGTGGCAAG GCTCATTTTACTACTAA